The following proteins are co-located in the Mesorhizobium sp. M1E.F.Ca.ET.045.02.1.1 genome:
- a CDS encoding SDR family oxidoreductase: protein MTETLLVTGASGHLGRAVINHLLDAQKVAPANIVATTRNPENLADLAALGVVVRAADFDDPASLENAFKGADRVLIVSTGELDLRSDRRLRQHQAAVAAAKAAGVSHLLYTSMPNPEPISPVLFAGDHYGTEQAIKASGIPHTIFRNSWYQENLFLALPHAISSGKWYSSAADGRIAHGARDDMAAAIAAGLASGSKESQIYTLTGPQAYTTKEIAALVSEVTGKPLEVIQVPDEALTEGVKAAGLPEDFARIIVSFDANTRSGRIGMVTDTVETLSGRKPQTLKQFLEANKAALLG from the coding sequence ATGACCGAAACCCTCCTCGTCACCGGCGCTTCCGGCCATCTCGGCCGCGCCGTGATCAACCATCTGCTCGATGCGCAGAAAGTCGCGCCGGCGAACATCGTCGCCACCACGCGCAATCCCGAAAACCTCGCTGACCTGGCAGCCCTCGGCGTTGTCGTCAGGGCGGCCGACTTCGACGATCCGGCCTCGCTGGAGAATGCATTCAAAGGCGCGGACCGGGTGCTGATCGTGTCGACCGGCGAGCTCGACTTGAGAAGCGACCGTCGCTTGAGGCAACATCAGGCGGCGGTCGCCGCGGCCAAGGCGGCCGGCGTCTCGCATCTGCTCTACACCTCGATGCCCAACCCTGAACCGATCTCGCCGGTGCTGTTCGCCGGCGATCACTACGGTACCGAGCAGGCCATCAAGGCGAGTGGGATCCCCCACACCATCTTCCGCAATAGCTGGTATCAGGAGAACCTGTTCCTGGCGCTGCCGCACGCCATTTCGTCCGGCAAGTGGTACAGCTCGGCCGCCGACGGCCGCATCGCCCATGGCGCGCGCGACGACATGGCGGCCGCCATTGCCGCAGGCCTCGCTTCCGGCTCCAAGGAAAGCCAAATCTACACGCTGACCGGCCCGCAGGCCTACACGACAAAGGAAATTGCCGCACTGGTGAGCGAAGTCACCGGCAAGCCGCTGGAGGTCATCCAGGTGCCTGACGAGGCGCTGACGGAGGGCGTCAAGGCGGCGGGGCTTCCAGAGGACTTTGCCCGCATCATCGTGTCCTTCGACGCCAACACGCGCTCCGGCCGCATCGGGATGGTGACCGATACGGTCGAGACGCTGTCGGGCCGCAAGCCGCAAACGCTGAAGCAGTTCCTCGAAGCGAACAAGGCCGCCTTGCTCGGCTGA
- a CDS encoding helix-turn-helix domain-containing protein, with protein sequence MDSKIVNLKSKIEIYKAMTQGANFADCPVRDVIQGINGKWSPLLVMALAEKPYRFGELRRLVPDISQRMLTQTLHELQRDGYVHREVFPTKPPSVEYSLTDLGRSMFVPLYQLVQWAELNHDAVRDARAAFDASFRA encoded by the coding sequence ATGGACAGCAAGATCGTCAATCTGAAATCCAAGATCGAGATCTACAAAGCCATGACGCAGGGCGCCAATTTCGCCGACTGCCCGGTTCGCGACGTCATCCAGGGCATCAACGGCAAATGGAGCCCCTTGCTGGTGATGGCGCTTGCGGAGAAGCCCTATCGCTTCGGCGAGCTGCGGCGGCTGGTTCCCGACATCTCGCAGCGCATGCTCACCCAGACACTGCATGAGCTGCAGCGCGACGGCTATGTGCATCGCGAGGTGTTCCCCACTAAGCCACCGAGCGTCGAGTACAGCCTGACCGATCTTGGGCGATCGATGTTCGTTCCCCTCTATCAGCTCGTCCAATGGGCCGAACTCAACCATGACGCGGTGCGCGATGCGCGGGCCGCTTTCGATGCCTCCTTCCGGGCCTGA
- a CDS encoding glutathione S-transferase family protein codes for MTARLTLVSHHLCPYVQRAAISLAEKGVPFERVNVDLSSKPDWFKAISPLGKVPLLRVRHGGGEEVIFESAVILEFLEETEANPLHPADPLMRARHRAWIEFGSAILNAIGRFYSAADEAAFVTESKALSEMFARVEAELAARQSGPWFAGDRFSLVDAVYGPIFRYFDTFDRIGDFGILDDKPLVRAWREALTKRQSVREAVGADYPRRLHAFLRAKGSYLSEIIRLQVTETPQARSA; via the coding sequence ATGACCGCCAGGCTAACCCTCGTCAGCCATCACCTTTGCCCCTACGTCCAGCGCGCGGCGATCTCGCTCGCCGAGAAAGGCGTGCCGTTCGAGCGGGTCAATGTCGATCTTTCCAGCAAGCCGGACTGGTTCAAGGCCATCTCGCCGCTCGGCAAGGTGCCGCTGCTCCGCGTCCGGCATGGCGGCGGCGAAGAAGTCATTTTCGAATCCGCCGTCATCCTGGAATTCCTCGAGGAGACGGAGGCGAATCCCCTGCATCCGGCCGATCCGCTCATGCGGGCCAGGCATCGCGCCTGGATCGAGTTCGGCTCGGCCATCCTCAACGCCATCGGCCGTTTCTACTCGGCGGCAGATGAGGCTGCTTTCGTCACGGAAAGCAAAGCGCTGTCGGAAATGTTTGCGCGCGTGGAGGCGGAGCTTGCAGCCAGGCAAAGCGGCCCGTGGTTCGCCGGCGACCGCTTCTCGCTGGTCGACGCCGTCTACGGGCCGATCTTCCGCTATTTCGACACCTTCGACCGCATCGGCGATTTCGGCATTCTCGACGACAAGCCTCTCGTTCGGGCTTGGCGCGAGGCCTTGACCAAACGGCAATCGGTCAGGGAAGCGGTCGGCGCCGACTATCCGCGACGGCTGCACGCCTTCCTGCGGGCAAAGGGATCTTACCTATCCGAGATCATCCGGCTCCAGGTCACTGAAACTCCGCAAGCCCGATCGGCTTGA
- a CDS encoding Rieske (2Fe-2S) protein, which produces MKHEICKVADIPQTGSLVAPFFGREVHVWRSGERIRAAANACLHFGGPLDCKDGTFVCQWHGARFDMESGERLEGPAPKGSRLMFLSTRVENGALNYVWGE; this is translated from the coding sequence ATGAAACACGAAATCTGTAAAGTGGCCGACATCCCGCAGACCGGCAGCCTGGTCGCGCCTTTCTTCGGCCGCGAGGTCCATGTCTGGCGCAGCGGCGAGCGCATCCGCGCCGCGGCCAATGCCTGCCTGCATTTCGGCGGGCCGCTCGATTGCAAGGACGGCACATTTGTCTGCCAGTGGCACGGCGCCCGCTTCGACATGGAAAGCGGCGAGCGCCTCGAAGGCCCGGCGCCGAAAGGCTCGCGCCTGATGTTCCTGTCGACCCGCGTCGAGAACGGCGCGCTGAACTATGTCTGGGGAGAGTGA
- a CDS encoding MarR family winged helix-turn-helix transcriptional regulator, translating to MTKKSPSPGAVKTWGRLLRVSRQLVEKTEDILKAGGLPPLAWYDVLHELAEAGEGGLRPFELIDRVLLAQYNVSRLLARLEVDGLVEKLPVSDDGRGQTVRITPSGREMRRRIWAVYGAAIADLMGDKLSAKELEVLASLLGRLRDPPIGD from the coding sequence ATGACGAAGAAATCTCCTTCGCCCGGTGCTGTCAAAACCTGGGGCCGCCTGCTGCGCGTGTCGCGCCAACTGGTCGAGAAGACCGAGGATATCTTGAAGGCCGGCGGCCTGCCGCCGCTCGCCTGGTATGACGTGCTGCACGAGCTTGCCGAGGCGGGCGAGGGTGGCTTGCGTCCATTCGAGCTGATCGATCGCGTGCTTTTGGCGCAGTACAACGTCTCGCGGCTGCTGGCCCGGCTGGAAGTGGACGGCCTGGTGGAAAAGCTGCCAGTCTCGGATGACGGCCGCGGCCAGACCGTGCGCATAACGCCAAGTGGCCGGGAGATGCGCCGCCGCATCTGGGCGGTCTATGGCGCGGCCATCGCCGATTTGATGGGCGACAAGCTTTCCGCCAAGGAGTTGGAGGTGCTGGCCAGCTTGCTCGGTCGGCTGCGCGATCCGCCGATCGGGGACTAA
- a CDS encoding TetR/AcrR family transcriptional regulator — MLQTGADIDNSEGLTERQQAVLDAALRLLVEEGDNLTMTAVARRASCSKETLYKWFGDRDGLLTATVQWQASKVRVAPVDRKGLTLASLTASLERFASDWLRVISSDTSVALNRVAVGHAGSGKDDLGAIVLQNGRFALARRLKPVLEAGREAGLLDFDDAETAFRTFFGLVARDVQMRLLLGDRLQLTEATIGGDAARATHQFLALYGSRTGRANNRPPGPGAG; from the coding sequence GTGTTGCAGACCGGCGCCGACATCGACAATAGCGAAGGACTGACCGAGCGGCAGCAGGCCGTTCTGGACGCAGCACTTCGCCTGCTGGTCGAGGAGGGCGACAACCTCACCATGACCGCGGTGGCGCGGCGAGCAAGCTGTTCCAAGGAAACGCTCTACAAATGGTTCGGCGACCGGGACGGGCTGCTCACCGCAACGGTGCAGTGGCAGGCCTCGAAGGTGCGTGTAGCGCCGGTCGACCGCAAGGGCCTCACCCTTGCCTCGCTGACGGCAAGCCTCGAACGCTTCGCCTCCGACTGGCTGCGGGTGATCTCCAGCGATACGTCCGTCGCGCTGAACCGCGTCGCGGTCGGCCATGCCGGTTCCGGGAAAGATGACCTTGGCGCTATCGTACTACAGAATGGGCGTTTCGCGCTGGCCAGGCGCCTGAAGCCGGTGCTGGAAGCGGGACGCGAGGCCGGCCTGCTCGACTTCGACGACGCCGAGACGGCGTTCCGGACCTTTTTCGGGCTGGTCGCCCGCGACGTGCAGATGAGGCTTCTGCTCGGCGACCGACTGCAGTTGACCGAGGCGACGATCGGCGGCGATGCCGCGCGCGCGACGCACCAGTTTCTCGCTCTTTACGGATCAAGAACCGGGAGAGCAAATAACCGGCCGCCAGGCCCTGGAGCCGGATGA